Proteins encoded in a region of the Candidatus Hydrogenedentota bacterium genome:
- a CDS encoding DEAD/DEAH box helicase produces MRMTELLRYDIPPEIIALWQKEESDTLLPIQEMAIKRHNLFSSKNLLIQAPTSSGKTFVGEMAAIHTALRRKKVIYLVPLKALAEEKFEDFRAKYIQYGIDVIISTRDRREYDGRLEDGSFSIAVVVFEKLSQLLVRRPERIQEIELIVADELEILSDPERGAQIEVLLTRILQSKRRMIGLSAVIGHADKLAQWMNADLLLHERRPVELRYGVLHEGRFKYRTYNEYAQSEEELVHVHSDSSWEVLTENIRAFAERGESCLVFVKSKHESRRGAELMAGRVDIAPAAAAIDALRKFEATHSRDSLVETLSAGVAFHNADLSRDERRIVEEGFRAGTVRVLISTSTLAVGMNLPAHNVFIASDKWQYDARFGMPWKTPILRSEYENMGGRAGRIGSGAPFGRSILIAMTPFDDATLWRRYVDGDRERVEPRLAREPLENHVLRLVSSRSCANELELLDFFNTTLTGTWIWLEMYTPDEIEFRVRAAVNKALDCGMIAKDQNGQLAATPFGLATAAKGITIATALDLAHWVRESETRIWSDLDLMLAAALTPDGRMLQVTLTSREYERSDYPSELKRQTFDEDLAADVPMNRLRQCNLMPFFEEVRAIKVALFLREWIDGVRVYDIEDKYHTLFGQIAAAADQIGWLIDAASAIANAVGAPRAFVDRIAALAERVQLGVRPDVLPLARARVADRNTILALESQGFYTPQALADTPPQVLAQWVPTGVAHELHSWGLRNLGGSPPASGGEVRPPTSPPVLIVDDRRPGEILVDGKPVRLQDKQYRLVRTLAECPGECIAYEKVYSAIWGSTVVESNQMHFQKKRLIERIKDAAPNRADIVRTIPKRGFVLDLAPNDVSLYPLAPICAA; encoded by the coding sequence ATGCGGATGACGGAGTTGCTGCGGTACGACATCCCACCCGAAATCATCGCACTGTGGCAAAAGGAAGAGAGCGACACACTCCTTCCCATCCAGGAAATGGCCATCAAGCGTCATAACCTGTTCTCGTCCAAGAACCTGCTAATCCAGGCGCCCACAAGTTCGGGCAAGACATTCGTCGGTGAGATGGCCGCGATTCACACCGCCCTGCGCCGCAAGAAGGTCATCTATCTTGTACCTCTGAAGGCCCTCGCCGAGGAAAAGTTCGAGGACTTTCGCGCAAAATACATCCAGTACGGCATCGATGTGATCATATCCACCCGCGACCGGCGCGAGTACGACGGACGGCTGGAAGACGGTTCGTTCTCGATCGCGGTCGTCGTATTCGAAAAGCTGTCTCAACTGCTCGTACGGCGCCCGGAACGTATCCAGGAAATTGAACTCATCGTCGCCGACGAACTCGAGATTCTCTCCGATCCCGAGCGCGGCGCCCAGATTGAAGTCCTGCTGACCCGCATCCTCCAAAGCAAACGCCGGATGATCGGCCTGTCCGCCGTCATCGGCCATGCGGACAAGCTGGCGCAATGGATGAACGCCGACCTCCTGCTGCACGAGCGCCGCCCTGTCGAACTGCGCTACGGCGTGCTCCACGAGGGCCGCTTCAAATACCGCACCTACAACGAGTACGCCCAATCCGAAGAGGAGTTGGTCCACGTCCACTCCGACTCGTCTTGGGAAGTGCTGACCGAAAACATCCGCGCGTTCGCGGAACGCGGCGAGTCGTGCCTTGTCTTCGTCAAATCCAAACACGAGTCCCGGCGCGGCGCGGAACTGATGGCTGGCAGGGTCGACATTGCCCCCGCGGCCGCCGCAATCGACGCGCTGCGAAAGTTCGAGGCGACCCATTCTCGCGACAGTTTAGTCGAGACGCTCAGTGCGGGCGTTGCATTCCATAACGCGGACCTCTCCCGCGACGAACGGCGCATCGTCGAGGAGGGGTTCCGCGCGGGGACCGTGCGGGTCCTCATCTCCACCAGCACACTCGCGGTCGGGATGAACCTGCCCGCGCACAACGTATTTATCGCGTCCGACAAGTGGCAATACGACGCGCGCTTTGGCATGCCGTGGAAAACGCCCATCCTGCGCTCGGAATACGAAAACATGGGAGGGAGGGCCGGCCGCATCGGTTCCGGCGCGCCATTCGGCCGATCCATTCTCATCGCGATGACGCCGTTCGACGACGCGACCCTGTGGCGGCGTTATGTCGACGGCGATCGCGAACGCGTCGAGCCCCGCCTTGCCCGCGAACCGCTCGAGAACCATGTCCTGCGGCTGGTCTCGTCGCGCTCGTGCGCGAATGAACTCGAGTTGCTCGACTTTTTCAATACGACCCTGACCGGCACCTGGATTTGGCTCGAAATGTACACCCCGGACGAAATCGAGTTCCGCGTCCGCGCCGCCGTCAACAAGGCCCTCGATTGCGGAATGATCGCCAAAGACCAAAACGGTCAACTGGCCGCGACACCGTTCGGCCTGGCAACTGCCGCGAAAGGCATTACTATCGCCACTGCGCTCGACCTCGCACACTGGGTCCGCGAGTCGGAGACCCGCATCTGGAGCGATCTCGATCTCATGCTCGCAGCCGCCCTGACTCCCGACGGGCGCATGTTGCAGGTCACGCTGACCTCGCGCGAGTACGAGCGCAGCGATTACCCGAGTGAACTCAAACGCCAAACATTCGACGAGGACCTCGCCGCCGACGTCCCCATGAACCGATTGCGTCAATGCAACCTTATGCCATTCTTCGAGGAAGTTCGCGCCATCAAGGTTGCATTGTTCCTCCGTGAGTGGATCGACGGTGTCCGCGTATACGACATCGAGGACAAGTACCACACCTTGTTCGGTCAAATCGCCGCCGCTGCCGATCAGATCGGTTGGCTCATCGATGCGGCCTCGGCCATCGCCAACGCCGTCGGTGCGCCGCGCGCATTTGTCGATCGCATCGCGGCGCTTGCCGAACGCGTACAGTTGGGCGTGCGCCCGGACGTCTTACCGCTCGCCCGCGCCCGCGTGGCGGATCGAAACACAATCCTTGCGCTCGAATCCCAAGGCTTCTACACACCTCAAGCGCTTGCCGACACCCCACCCCAAGTCCTCGCCCAGTGGGTGCCCACGGGCGTAGCCCATGAACTGCATTCATGGGGGCTGCGAAACCTCGGCGGGTCCCCTCCCGCTTCCGGCGGGGAGGTCCGCCCACCCACCTCCCCGCCGGTCCTCATTGTCGACGACCGGCGCCCTGGCGAAATCCTCGTTGACGGCAAACCCGTTCGCTTGCAGGACAAGCAATACCGCCTTGTACGCACGCTCGCTGAATGTCCGGGCGAATGCATCGCGTATGAAAAGGTCTACTCCGCGATTTGGGGCAGTACCGTCGTCGAATCGAACCAAATGCACTTCCAAAAGAAGCGCCTAATCGAGCGCATCAAGGACGCCGCGCCCAACCGCGCCGACATCGTGCGCACAATCCCCAAGCGCGGGTTCGTCCTCGATCTCGCACCGAACGACGTGTCCCTCTATCCACTAGCACCCATCTGCGCCGCGTAA
- a CDS encoding exo-alpha-sialidase codes for MFPSIFIACCVALAAPQYEAQTLFPAEPFHNHGSSIVETPEGDLLACWFHGSGERKSDDVQVLGARKRKGDAAWSAPFTMADTPDLPDCNPVLFVDPRGKLWLFWIAVQDNEWGGSLLKYRVASSYAKDGPPEWEWQDVIHCRPTDLDPLFFNALTEAETLYADALKSNEGLKRDIEAIKVRGKEKLVQRLGWMTRLHPIMLSDTRMMLGLYSDVFNCSLAAFTDDWGKTWQFSRPIVSAELGNIQPSFVRKKNGDVIAFMRDNGFPNQIRRAVSNDGGMSWGPIEKMEIPNPGSSVECIALASGNWALVCNDTKNGRHLLTVYLSDDEGATWTWSRRLENFEREKGSGSYPSLIQSKDGALHCTYSFVRQGVDGSTIKHAEFNEEWIKEGK; via the coding sequence ATGTTTCCTTCCATATTTATAGCCTGCTGCGTTGCACTGGCCGCGCCCCAATACGAGGCGCAGACCCTATTTCCGGCGGAACCGTTCCACAATCATGGGTCCAGTATCGTCGAGACGCCGGAGGGCGATTTGCTCGCGTGCTGGTTCCACGGGAGCGGCGAGAGAAAGTCGGACGACGTGCAGGTCCTGGGCGCGCGCAAGAGGAAGGGCGACGCGGCGTGGAGCGCGCCATTTACAATGGCGGATACGCCGGACCTGCCGGACTGCAATCCGGTCCTGTTCGTCGATCCGCGCGGAAAGCTGTGGCTGTTCTGGATCGCAGTGCAGGACAACGAGTGGGGCGGGTCGTTGCTGAAGTATCGTGTCGCGTCGTCGTACGCGAAGGACGGCCCGCCGGAGTGGGAATGGCAGGACGTCATCCACTGCCGTCCAACTGATCTCGATCCGCTGTTTTTCAATGCGCTCACGGAGGCGGAGACGTTGTACGCCGACGCGCTCAAGTCGAATGAAGGGTTGAAGCGCGACATCGAGGCGATCAAGGTGCGCGGCAAGGAGAAACTGGTGCAGCGATTGGGTTGGATGACGCGTCTGCATCCGATCATGCTGTCGGACACGCGGATGATGCTTGGGCTGTATTCGGACGTGTTCAATTGCTCGCTCGCCGCGTTTACCGACGACTGGGGCAAGACTTGGCAGTTTAGCAGGCCCATTGTTTCCGCGGAACTTGGGAACATTCAGCCGTCGTTTGTCAGGAAGAAGAACGGCGACGTCATTGCGTTCATGCGCGACAACGGCTTCCCGAACCAGATTCGGCGTGCGGTATCCAACGACGGCGGCATGTCGTGGGGACCGATCGAGAAAATGGAGATTCCGAACCCCGGTTCGAGTGTCGAGTGCATTGCGCTCGCGAGCGGGAACTGGGCGTTGGTGTGCAACGATACGAAAAATGGGCGCCATTTGCTGACGGTGTATCTGTCGGACGACGAGGGCGCGACGTGGACGTGGAGCAGAAGGCTGGAGAATTTTGAGAGGGAGAAAGGATCGGGATCGTATCCGTCGCTGATACAGAGCAAGGACGGGGCGCTGCATTGCACGTACTCGTTTGTGCGGCAGGGCGTTGATGGATCGACGATCAAGCATGCGGAGTTTAACGAGGAATGGATCAAGGAAGGGAAGTAG
- a CDS encoding IMP cyclohydrolase has translation MAKITRAIISCHDKTGVVELAHLLREYDVEIISTAGTLQVLHDAGIQAVSMGDYTGVAEMMDGRVKSLHAKIHAGLLGLRASKLHTEQLKASNYEWIDFCAVNLHPVEEMISRPGVTTEEVIEQIDIGGMAMLRSAAKNFRYVTCVVNPERYGTVMHELRAHDGEVTFKTRFRLAQEAFACTAQYDQVIADYLKSIEPGEE, from the coding sequence ATGGCGAAGATCACGCGGGCCATCATCAGTTGCCACGACAAGACCGGCGTCGTCGAACTCGCGCACCTGCTGCGCGAGTACGACGTTGAAATCATCAGCACCGCCGGGACCTTGCAGGTCTTGCACGACGCCGGCATCCAAGCCGTCAGCATGGGCGACTATACCGGCGTGGCCGAGATGATGGACGGCCGCGTCAAGTCGCTTCACGCAAAAATTCACGCGGGCCTGCTCGGCCTGCGCGCGAGCAAGCTCCACACCGAGCAGCTCAAGGCGTCCAACTACGAATGGATCGACTTTTGCGCCGTGAACCTGCACCCTGTCGAAGAAATGATCAGCCGGCCCGGCGTAACCACGGAAGAAGTCATCGAACAAATCGATATCGGCGGCATGGCCATGCTCCGTTCCGCGGCGAAGAATTTCCGTTACGTGACCTGCGTTGTCAATCCCGAACGCTACGGTACCGTCATGCACGAATTGCGCGCGCACGACGGCGAAGTCACATTCAAGACGCGGTTCCGCCTCGCCCAGGAAGCGTTCGCGTGTACCGCGCAGTACGATCAGGTCATCGCGGACTACCTGAAAAGCATCGAGCCGGGGGAAGAGTAA
- the purD gene encoding phosphoribosylamine--glycine ligase: protein MNVLVVGGGGREHALAWKIAQSPLVTKLYCAPGNPGIAKLAECFDIPGSNLDALLAFAIENRIDLTVVGPEDPLSRGIVDVFEYKGLKIFGPSKAAAELEASKAFAKRIMEKYAIPTSRYATFTDAGAAAAYVREHGAPIVIKADGLAAGKGVTVARSEDEAMDAIRAMMSDKVFGEAGHTVVVEECLLGEEASILAFCDGRNVVPMVPSQDHKAAHDGDTGPNTGGMGAYAPAPVVPKEMLPEIMRTILQPCVDGMAGEGAPYRGVLYAGLMITPEGPKVIEFNCRFGDPETQVVLPLLNSDIVPIMLACCDGTLDRATIEWSNDACVSVVMASGGYPGAFEKGLPITGIDAAEIDEAVQVFHAGTKQSGGDVVTNGGRVLNVTAIGPDIRRAVVSAYDAVSHIKFKNAHFRSDIGKKALARLPV, encoded by the coding sequence ATGAACGTACTGGTCGTTGGGGGCGGCGGGCGCGAACACGCGCTCGCATGGAAAATCGCGCAAAGTCCGCTCGTCACGAAACTCTACTGCGCGCCCGGCAACCCCGGCATCGCCAAACTTGCCGAGTGCTTCGACATACCCGGCTCCAATCTGGACGCGCTGCTCGCCTTCGCGATCGAAAACCGGATCGACCTGACAGTCGTCGGTCCGGAAGACCCGCTCTCGCGAGGCATCGTCGACGTGTTTGAATACAAAGGACTGAAGATATTCGGCCCATCGAAGGCCGCCGCGGAACTTGAAGCGAGCAAGGCCTTCGCAAAACGAATCATGGAGAAATACGCGATCCCGACATCGCGCTACGCGACGTTCACCGACGCCGGCGCGGCCGCCGCCTATGTCCGCGAACACGGCGCACCGATCGTGATCAAGGCCGACGGCCTTGCAGCGGGCAAGGGCGTAACAGTCGCGCGCTCCGAAGACGAAGCGATGGACGCGATTCGCGCCATGATGTCGGACAAAGTCTTCGGCGAGGCCGGCCATACCGTTGTCGTCGAGGAATGCCTCCTCGGCGAAGAAGCCTCAATCCTGGCGTTCTGCGACGGCCGCAATGTCGTCCCCATGGTTCCCAGCCAGGACCACAAAGCCGCACACGACGGCGATACCGGCCCCAACACTGGCGGCATGGGGGCATACGCTCCCGCGCCTGTCGTGCCGAAAGAAATGCTCCCGGAAATCATGCGCACGATTCTGCAGCCCTGTGTCGACGGCATGGCCGGCGAAGGCGCGCCGTACCGCGGCGTTCTCTACGCGGGCCTGATGATCACGCCGGAAGGACCGAAGGTCATCGAATTCAATTGCCGTTTCGGCGATCCGGAAACGCAGGTCGTGCTGCCGCTACTCAATTCCGATATCGTGCCCATCATGCTCGCCTGCTGTGACGGCACCCTCGACCGCGCAACGATCGAATGGTCGAACGACGCCTGCGTCAGCGTCGTCATGGCGTCCGGCGGATATCCTGGCGCATTCGAGAAAGGTTTGCCCATTACCGGAATCGATGCCGCGGAAATAGACGAAGCCGTTCAGGTATTCCACGCCGGAACGAAGCAAAGTGGGGGAGACGTCGTCACCAACGGTGGACGTGTCCTGAATGTTACCGCCATCGGCCCGGATATCCGCCGCGCGGTCGTCAGCGCCTACGACGCCGTCTCGCATATCAAATTCAAGAACGCGCACTTCCGCAGCGACATCGGCAAGAAGGCACTTGCGCGATTGCCGGTTTAG
- a CDS encoding acylase: MQKILKVFVMAAVLAGAFAVYSYASGPSIASFKSLGEQYDVRILRDTWGVPHIFGKRDADTAFGLAYAHAEDDMPTILEALLAARGHIASVQGKDAAPIDFMVNLLRVWDDVDAKYETDLAPDTRAICEAYANGLNYYAALHPGEVPRRLLPFTGKDVVAGFVFKGPFFYGLDNAVQELFGAERRRTVSEKNPAQAAAQFLRDDIELGSNTSAVSPKRSADGSTFLNINSHQPWEGPVAWYEAHLVSEEGWDIVGGTFPGAPLILHGHNRDLGWAHTVNKPDLIDIFVLEMNPDNPNQYKFDGQWKDLEARKAKIKVKIWGPISWTVKRPVYWSVYGPTVKQEHGVYAIRYANMGDIRQVEQWYRMGKSTNMTEWLDAMKMQSIASLNCGYADREGNILYLYNAKFPKRAEGYDWKQYLPGNTSETLWTEFYPFDATPRVVNPACGFIYNSNNTPFRATALDEDPKQSDFPKTMGIENHMTNRALRAYELLNADTSITEEEFTEYKYDRAYSEESEVAQGWRKVVEAQAPDDPVIAEALDVWKQWDLKTDPENTSAAICVLTIGSGSDNDAKVDNLDKTFALMKDVALELKAAHGKIDVAWSTVNRLHRGDANIGLGGGPDILHAVYGSRVANGKVDGLENGQIHGRAGDCYVLLAAWDKDGTVRSRSIHQYGSATARKESKHYADQAPLFCRRELKPVWLDEPEIRAHLESEYKPGEERH, encoded by the coding sequence ATGCAGAAAATCCTCAAAGTCTTTGTTATGGCCGCCGTGCTGGCGGGCGCGTTCGCGGTGTACTCGTACGCGAGCGGACCGTCGATAGCGAGCTTTAAGAGTCTCGGCGAGCAATACGACGTCCGCATCCTGCGCGACACCTGGGGCGTGCCGCACATTTTCGGCAAGCGGGACGCGGACACCGCGTTCGGTCTCGCGTACGCACACGCGGAAGACGACATGCCTACCATTCTTGAAGCGCTGTTGGCAGCGCGCGGCCACATTGCGAGCGTTCAAGGCAAGGACGCCGCGCCGATCGATTTCATGGTGAACCTGCTGCGCGTATGGGATGACGTTGATGCCAAGTATGAAACGGACCTTGCGCCGGATACGCGCGCCATCTGCGAAGCATATGCGAACGGGCTGAATTACTATGCGGCGCTGCACCCGGGCGAAGTGCCGCGAAGACTGCTTCCGTTTACCGGGAAGGACGTTGTCGCCGGGTTTGTATTCAAAGGCCCGTTCTTCTACGGGCTGGACAACGCGGTGCAGGAGTTGTTCGGCGCAGAACGGCGCCGCACGGTTTCCGAGAAGAATCCGGCGCAAGCCGCGGCGCAATTTCTTCGTGACGATATCGAACTCGGATCGAACACGTCCGCGGTCAGCCCGAAACGGTCCGCGGACGGCAGCACATTTCTCAACATCAACTCCCACCAACCGTGGGAAGGCCCGGTGGCGTGGTACGAGGCCCATCTCGTGAGCGAAGAGGGTTGGGACATTGTCGGCGGCACATTCCCCGGCGCGCCGCTGATACTGCATGGTCACAACCGAGACCTGGGTTGGGCGCACACGGTGAATAAGCCTGACCTGATCGACATTTTCGTGTTGGAGATGAACCCGGACAATCCGAACCAGTACAAGTTCGACGGTCAATGGAAAGACCTGGAGGCGCGTAAGGCGAAAATCAAGGTCAAAATCTGGGGTCCGATCTCCTGGACGGTGAAGCGCCCGGTGTATTGGTCCGTGTACGGTCCGACGGTCAAGCAGGAACACGGCGTCTACGCGATCCGCTACGCGAACATGGGCGACATCCGCCAGGTCGAGCAGTGGTACCGGATGGGCAAATCCACGAACATGACCGAGTGGCTGGACGCGATGAAGATGCAGTCGATCGCGTCGCTCAACTGCGGTTACGCCGACCGCGAGGGCAACATTCTCTACTTGTACAACGCGAAGTTTCCCAAGCGCGCGGAGGGGTACGACTGGAAACAGTACCTGCCCGGCAATACGTCCGAAACGCTGTGGACCGAGTTTTATCCGTTCGACGCCACTCCGCGCGTGGTGAATCCGGCTTGCGGATTCATCTACAACTCGAACAATACGCCTTTCCGCGCTACGGCGCTCGACGAAGACCCGAAGCAGTCCGACTTTCCAAAGACGATGGGTATCGAAAACCACATGACGAACCGGGCGCTGCGCGCGTACGAATTGCTCAACGCGGACACTTCGATTACCGAAGAGGAATTCACCGAGTATAAGTACGACCGAGCCTACTCCGAGGAGTCCGAAGTCGCACAGGGCTGGCGCAAAGTTGTGGAAGCGCAGGCGCCGGACGATCCGGTGATCGCGGAAGCGCTTGACGTGTGGAAACAGTGGGACCTCAAGACTGACCCGGAGAATACCTCCGCGGCAATCTGCGTACTCACGATCGGTTCGGGATCGGACAACGATGCAAAAGTCGATAACCTCGACAAGACCTTCGCGCTCATGAAGGATGTCGCGCTTGAGCTGAAGGCCGCGCACGGGAAGATCGACGTGGCGTGGAGCACGGTGAACCGACTCCACCGCGGCGACGCCAACATCGGGCTCGGCGGCGGTCCGGACATTCTGCACGCGGTGTATGGATCGCGCGTGGCCAACGGGAAGGTGGACGGCCTGGAAAATGGGCAAATTCACGGGCGCGCCGGCGACTGCTATGTTCTGCTCGCGGCGTGGGACAAGGACGGCACGGTGCGCTCGCGGAGCATCCATCAATACGGCAGCGCAACCGCGCGCAAGGAGTCGAAGCACTACGCCGACCAGGCGCCGTTGTTCTGCCGACGCGAACTCAAACCGGTCTGGCTGGACGAACCCGAAATCCGCGCGCATCTGGAATCCGAATACAAACCGGGCGAAGAACGGCACTAA
- a CDS encoding error-prone DNA polymerase, which translates to MSTSYTPLCCKSTYSFLEGASHPDELVEEAYRIGLRAIALTDRDGVYGVVRAHKRAQELGVHLIIGAEITLFDESSLLLLAADRGGYANLCRLISKGRLRSPKGMSQVSVEEVCEHAEGLLCLWGGARSLLVGDADPKRMARDLSDAYGDRLYALLTRHKEAGDTRREHRVRERAKTYCMPLVAGMEVLYHTPARRPLQDALSCIRHGVTLTTAGRLLHPNAEHALRPPFGFASLYEDDSSAVMRTAEIADRCTFSLNEIRYRYPLERLPEDTTATEWLRTITFEGAAKRYGGRTPYDVTRQLGKELDLIHDLEYEGYFLTMWEIVRYCNHHNILCQGRGSAANSAVCYSLGITAVDPVRMGLLFERFLSRERAEPPDIDLDIEHDRREEVIQHVYTKYGRTHAAMVANFIRYRARSAIRDVGKVLGLPETAIERVARMLSHYEFPSPNALREAGLNPGSRLQTNLLQLIREIEDVPRHLSIHPGGFLLGHEPVHDLVPIENATMPDRTVIQWDKEDVEDLGLFKVDLLGLGALNVVHRSFDLIEKHRGESFSLATIPPEDQPTFDLIQQGDTVGVFQIESRAQMAMLPRLRPQNYYDIVIEVSIVRPGPITGGMVHPYLRRRNGEEEVTYPHPCLEPILKKTLGIPLFQEQVMQLAIVAADYTPGEADQLRRDMAAWRKSGRIERHRERLIARMARKGIQLEFAERVFEQIRGFGEYGFPESHAASFALIAYGTAWLKRHHPAAFLCGLLNAQPMGFYSPATLVEDAKRHGVVVNPIDVLHSDWDCTLEPRANSGEGFAVRMGLRYVKGMQESEGKRIVGYRANRSFNSLAEFTAITRLDTGILARLAESGALEAFKHERRDALWDALGVIPAQHGGFALDDPEPEMNFTALGALESTHWDYAFTSHSARGHPLSHLRETLRRHRLPDAAAVRGMANGACVRYAGLVICRQRPGTAKGVVFMTLEDETGFVNLVIWEKTFQKYELLAKTESFLGATGKLQVQSGVSHLVVEKLWRPEVDEAPCETRSRDFH; encoded by the coding sequence ATGAGCACCTCCTATACCCCGCTCTGCTGCAAGAGCACCTATTCCTTCCTCGAAGGCGCGAGCCATCCCGACGAATTGGTCGAGGAGGCGTACCGCATTGGCCTGCGCGCGATCGCGTTGACGGACCGCGACGGCGTATACGGCGTCGTTCGCGCACACAAACGCGCCCAGGAACTCGGTGTGCACCTGATCATCGGGGCGGAAATCACCTTGTTCGACGAATCGTCGCTGCTGCTGTTGGCGGCCGATCGCGGCGGCTACGCCAACCTGTGCAGGCTGATTTCCAAAGGCCGCCTGCGTTCGCCCAAAGGCATGAGCCAGGTAAGTGTCGAAGAAGTCTGCGAACACGCGGAGGGACTGCTCTGCCTGTGGGGCGGCGCGCGCAGTTTGCTCGTGGGCGACGCCGACCCGAAACGTATGGCGCGCGACCTCTCCGATGCGTATGGCGACCGGCTTTACGCGTTGCTGACGCGCCATAAAGAAGCGGGCGACACGCGGCGCGAACACCGCGTGCGCGAACGCGCGAAAACCTACTGTATGCCGCTCGTCGCGGGCATGGAGGTGCTGTATCACACACCCGCGCGGCGTCCGCTGCAGGACGCGCTCTCCTGCATTCGCCACGGCGTGACGCTAACCACTGCCGGCCGCCTCCTTCACCCCAACGCCGAGCACGCGTTACGCCCGCCGTTCGGATTCGCCTCCTTATACGAGGATGATTCGTCAGCCGTAATGCGCACGGCGGAGATCGCGGATCGTTGCACGTTTTCCTTAAACGAAATTCGTTACCGCTACCCGCTCGAACGACTGCCCGAAGACACGACCGCCACAGAGTGGTTGCGGACGATCACGTTCGAGGGCGCCGCGAAACGCTACGGCGGACGTACCCCCTATGACGTTACCCGCCAATTGGGCAAGGAATTGGACCTCATTCACGATCTCGAATATGAAGGCTACTTTCTCACCATGTGGGAAATCGTGCGATACTGCAATCACCACAACATTCTGTGCCAGGGACGCGGTTCCGCGGCGAATTCGGCGGTGTGCTACAGCCTCGGCATTACCGCGGTCGATCCCGTGCGCATGGGCCTCCTGTTCGAACGTTTCCTCTCGCGCGAACGCGCCGAACCGCCGGACATCGATCTCGACATCGAACACGATCGCCGCGAGGAAGTGATCCAGCACGTCTACACCAAGTACGGCCGCACGCACGCGGCAATGGTCGCGAACTTCATCCGCTATCGCGCGCGCTCGGCAATCCGCGACGTAGGCAAAGTGCTCGGCCTTCCCGAAACCGCCATCGAGCGCGTCGCGCGCATGCTCTCGCACTACGAGTTTCCGTCGCCGAATGCGCTCCGCGAAGCGGGCCTGAACCCCGGCAGCCGCTTGCAGACGAATCTGCTGCAGCTTATCCGCGAGATTGAAGACGTCCCGCGCCATCTCTCGATCCATCCCGGCGGCTTCCTGCTGGGCCACGAACCGGTCCACGATCTCGTACCCATCGAAAACGCCACGATGCCGGATCGCACCGTGATTCAGTGGGACAAGGAAGACGTAGAAGATTTGGGGTTGTTCAAAGTCGATCTGCTTGGGCTCGGCGCGTTGAACGTGGTGCATCGCTCCTTCGATCTGATCGAAAAGCACCGCGGCGAATCGTTTTCGCTCGCGACGATCCCCCCTGAAGATCAGCCGACGTTCGATCTAATTCAGCAGGGTGACACCGTCGGCGTTTTTCAGATAGAGAGCCGCGCGCAGATGGCGATGCTCCCGCGGCTCAGACCGCAAAACTACTACGACATCGTGATCGAAGTCAGCATCGTGCGGCCCGGCCCCATCACCGGCGGCATGGTGCATCCCTATCTGCGGCGGCGCAACGGCGAAGAGGAAGTGACGTATCCGCATCCCTGCCTTGAACCAATTCTGAAAAAGACTCTTGGCATTCCGTTGTTCCAGGAACAGGTCATGCAACTCGCGATTGTCGCCGCGGACTACACGCCCGGCGAGGCCGACCAGTTGCGGCGCGACATGGCCGCGTGGCGCAAGTCCGGCCGCATCGAACGCCATCGCGAGCGGCTCATCGCGCGCATGGCCCGTAAAGGCATCCAACTGGAATTCGCCGAGCGCGTGTTCGAACAAATCCGCGGTTTCGGCGAATATGGCTTTCCCGAGAGCCATGCCGCGAGTTTCGCGCTCATCGCGTACGGCACCGCGTGGCTCAAGCGCCACCATCCCGCCGCATTTCTCTGCGGCCTGCTCAATGCACAGCCCATGGGCTTTTACAGTCCCGCCACGCTGGTCGAGGACGCGAAGCGCCACGGCGTAGTCGTCAATCCCATCGACGTACTGCACAGCGATTGGGACTGCACGCTCGAACCGCGCGCGAATAGCGGCGAAGGGTTTGCCGTGCGCATGGGACTGCGCTACGTGAAAGGGATGCAGGAGAGCGAAGGCAAACGCATCGTCGGCTACCGCGCGAATCGGTCCTTCAATTCGCTCGCCGAATTCACCGCCATTACCCGGCTCGACACCGGCATCCTCGCGCGGCTGGCGGAAAGCGGCGCGCTCGAAGCCTTCAAACACGAACGCCGCGACGCGCTGTGGGACGCACTCGGCGTCATACCCGCGCAACACGGCGGCTTCGCGCTCGACGACCCGGAACCGGAAATGAACTTCACCGCGCTCGGCGCGCTTGAATCGACGCACTGGGACTATGCTTTCACCTCGCACAGCGCGCGCGGACATCCCCTCAGCCACCTGCGCGAAACGCTGCGCCGCCACCGTCTGCCCGACGCCGCGGCCGTGCGCGGCATGGCCAATGGCGCGTGCGTGCGCTACGCTGGCCTCGTCATTTGCCGGCAACGTCCCGGTACCGCGAAGGGCGTTGTTTTCATGACGCTCGAAGACGAAACCGGATTTGTAAATCTCGTGATATGGGAGAAGACGTTCCAGAAATACGAACTGCTCGCGAAAACCGAGTCCTTCCTCGGCGCAACCGGAAAGCTGCAGGTACAATCCGGCGTGAGCCATTTGGTCGTCGAGAAACTGTGGCGGCCGGAGGTGGATGAAGCGCCCTGCGAAACCAGGAGCCGAGATTTTCACTAA